From a region of the Cucumis sativus cultivar 9930 chromosome 6, Cucumber_9930_V3, whole genome shotgun sequence genome:
- the LOC101217576 gene encoding thylakoid lumenal 15 kDa protein 1, chloroplastic has product MGVRSVVTLSVIQFENENKLLNFSFPEMALLNASLCCSTPKIPSRSHLLLPPSISLHSTSQVFNQQLQATRNFVLSLGQPTFLAFVSASLFLADPALAFKGGGPYGAGVTRGQDLSGKDFSGKTLIKQDFKTSILRQANFKGANLLGASFFDADLTGADLSDADLRGADFSLANVTKANLSNANLEGALATGNTSFRGSTINGADFTDVPLREDQREYLCKVADGVNPTTGNATRETLLCD; this is encoded by the exons ATGGGGGTTCGGTCGGTGGTGACATTATCGGTTATCCAATTCGAAAACgaaaacaaacttttgaatttcagCTTTCCGGAAATGGCTCTGCTCAATGCTTCATTATGTTGTTCCACTCCCAAAATTCCTTCAAGATCTCACCTCCTTCTTCCTCCCTCCATTTCCCTCCATTCTACTTCTCAG GTATTCAACCAACAACTTCAAGCTACAAGGAATTTCGTTCTTTCCCTTGGACAACCCACTTTCCTCGCTTTCGTTTCTGCCTCTTTGTTCCTCGCCGATCCTGCCCTAGCTTTTAAG GGCGGAGGTCCTTACGGAGCTGGGGTCACTAGAGGTCAGGATCTCTCTGGGAAAGATTTCAGTGGGAAGACCTTAATCAAGCAAGATTTCAAAACG TCTATTTTACGGCAAGCTAATTTTAAAGGTGCCAACTTATTAGGTGCTAGCTTCTTCGATGCTGATTTAACAG GGGCGGATCTTTCAGATGCTGATCTCAGAGGTGCAGATTTTTCTCTTGCCAATGTTACCAAG GCAAATTTAAGCAATGCCAACCTTGAAGGTGCACTGGCCACGGGAAATACCTCTTTCCGTGGTTCAACAATAAACGGCGCTG ACTTCACTGACGTGCCATTGAGAGAGGATCAGCGGGAATACCTTTGCAAAGTTGCAGATGg GGTAAACCCAACTACTGGAAATGCAACCCGAGAGACCTTGCTCTGTGATTGA
- the LOC105435980 gene encoding AT-hook motif nuclear-localized protein 15, whose amino-acid sequence MANWGGIGNLPTTPLEFQKTEQQHSTKNYEDGDGVKPKRRPRGRPRGSKNKPKPPILIAKITPNTLQTHVFEIATATDIADSIFTFTQRRRRGVSILSATGLVTDITLRQPPGVITLHQRFEILSLSGAFLPTPSPHGTSALTVYLAGDQGRVVGGLVAGPIIAAGPVVVVAASFTNAMYEKLPMEENEEKTEEDKQLEENINGNKNSMGESSSLAAASSLGVHNLIPNTQISQETFWAPPPPPSY is encoded by the coding sequence ATGGCGAATTGGGGTGGAATTGGGAATCTTCCAACCACACCActtgaatttcaaaaaacaGAGCAACAACATAGTACTAAGAATTATGAAGATGGGGATGGAGTTAAACCCAAGAGGCGGCCACGAGGCCGGCCACGAGGCTCCAAAAACAAGCCGAAGCCACCGATTCTCATCGCCAAAATCACTCCCAACACCCTTCAAACCCACGTTTTCGAAATCGCCACCGCCACCGACATTGCCGACTCCATTTTCACCTTCACCCAACGCCGCCGCCGTGGGGTTTCCATTCTCAGCGCCACCGGCCTCGTCACTGACATCACTCTCCGTCAACCCCCCGGCGTCATCACCCTCCACCAACGCTTCGAGATCTTGTCTCTCTCTGGCGCCTTCCTTCCCACGCCCTCCCCCCACGGAACTTCCGCATTGACCGTCTATCTCGCTGGCGACCAAGGGCGTGTCGTCGGAGGCCTTGTCGCTGGCCCCATAATAGCCGCCGGCCCCGTGGTAGTAGTTGCAGCTTCATTTACCAATGCTATGTATGAAAAATTGCcgatggaagaaaatgaagagaaaacaGAGGAGGATAAGCAATTGGAAGAAAACATTAATGGAAACAAGAATTCAATGGGAGAATCATCATCATTAGCAGCAGCAAGTTCTTTGGGAGTTCATAATTTGATTCCTAACACTCAAATTTCACAAGAAACGTTTTGggctcctcctcctcctccatcttattaa
- the LOC105435737 gene encoding uncharacterized protein LOC105435737, translating to MQTHNPPIQTGSKPNQSLFHSFKQSLSFPEKLSNLLLLLARAGLLLCLVASISLVLRSSFTSQTHRFILPSRTQTAVHDPVKNSTSPTNISHIVFGIGASVQTWKDRSLYTNLWWNRNQNRGFAWLDSKPGETGNPVPHKVSEWCFGSGYSCRSAAVRIARIVVESYKLGLENVRWFVMGDDDTVFFTENLVTVLAKYDHTQMYYIGGNSESVEQDQMHSYGMAFGGGGFAISYPLAAQLVKVMDGCLHRYSFFYGSDQRVWACIAELGVPLTTERGFHQFDIRGHPYGILAAHPLAPLVSLHHLDHVEPLFPNQTRVDSLNLLMQAYRVDSSRILQQTVCYDRSKEWSISVAWGYTVQIYPFMVTATDMQIPFQTFKTWRSSSDGPFDFNTRPVSSDPCWRPVVYFLKQVQEVDTRGTKTTYERFVVKEEKECERNDYARVMAVKQVTVSSMKMDNQLWMKAPQRQCCEIMDKWGDNDHIWVRLRKCKKSETITT from the exons ATGCAAACCCACAATCCACCGATTCAAACCGGTTCCAAACCCAATCAATCTCTCTTTCACTCTTTCAAACAATCCCTTTCATTCCCAGAAAAACTCTCCAATCTCTTGCTTCTTTTAGCCAGAGCCGGCCTCCTCCTCTGTCTCGTCGCCTCCATATCCCTCGTCCTCCGTTCATCTTTCACTTCTCAAACCCACCGGTTCATACTCCCAAGCCGCACTCAAACCGCCGTCCACGACCCCGTCAAGAACTCCACCTCCCCCACCAACATATCCCACATCGTATTCGGAATCGGCGCCTCGGTTCAAACGTGGAAAGACCGAAGTCTCTACACCAATCTCTGGTGGAACCGGAATCAGAACCGTGGGTTCGCTTGGCTCGATAGTAAACCGGGGGAAACCGGAAACCCGGTTCCACATAAGGTGTCGGAGTGGTGTTTTGGGTCGGGTTATTCGTGTAGGTCGGCGGCGGTTCGAATTGCTAGGATTGTTGTGGAGAGTTATAAATTGGGTTTAGAAAACGTGCGGTGGTTTGTGATGGGAGATGATGATACGGTGTTTTTCACGGAGAATTTAGTTACGGTTTTAGCGAAATATGATCATACTCAGATGTATTACATTGGTGGGAACTCGGAGAGTGTTGAGCAAGATCAGATGCATTCTTACGGGATGGCGTTCGGCGGCGGAGGGTTTGCGATCAGTTACCCACTAGCCGCCCAGTTGGTCAAAGTAATGGACGGTTGTCTTCATCGCTACAGTTTCTTCTACGGCTCTGATCAAAGGGTCTGGGCTTGCATTGCGGAGCTCGGTGTTCCACTCACAACAGAACGTGGCTTTCAtcag TTTGATATTCGAGGTCATCCATATGGGATATTGGCAGCGCATCCATTGGCACCACTTGTATCACTTCATCACCTTGATCATGTGGAGCCGTTGTTTCCAAACCAAACCAGGGTTGATTCGTTAAATTTACTTATGCAAGCATATCGAGTTGACTCGAGCCGAATCCTTCAGCAAACTGTCTGCTATGATCGGAGTAAAGAATGGTCTATCTCCGTGGCATGGGGCTATACTGTTCAGATATATCCATTCATGGTGACAGCTACGGATATGCAGATTCCATTTCAGACGTTCAAGACATGGAGGAGCTCAAGTGATGGACCGTTCGATTTCAATACACGACCTGTGAGCTCCGACCCATGCTGGCGACCggttgtttattttttgaagCAAGTTCAAGAGGTGGACACAAGGGGTACCAAAACCACTTACGAAAGGTTTGTGGtgaaggaagagaaagaatGCGAGAGAAATGATTACGCTCGGGTCATGGCAGTGAAACAAGTTACTGTCTCCTCAATGAAGATGGACAATCAGCTATGGATGAAG GCACCACAAAGACAGTGTTGCGAGATTATGGACAAGTGGGGAGACAATGACCATATCTGGGTTAGGCTTAGGAAATGCAAAAAGAGTGAAACAATAACCACATAG